A DNA window from Micromonospora inyonensis contains the following coding sequences:
- the tpiA gene encoding triose-phosphate isomerase: MAAVTRRPLMAGNWKMNLNHFEANLLLQKLAASLDEKQLTDVECVVLPPFTDLRTVQTAVDGDKLLIGYGAQDLSPHQSGAYTGEISGAMLARLGCSYVVVGHSERRAYHHEDDALVNAKVTAALGNGLTPILCVGEGLDVRDEQRHVVHCQDQLTAGLKGLSAEQVTKVVIAYEPVWAIGTGKTATPEDAQEVCGAVRERLAELYDQATADQVRILYGGSVKASNVAAIMAKPDVDGALVGGASLDAEEFAQICRFPEHITR, from the coding sequence ATGGCGGCGGTCACCCGCCGGCCGTTGATGGCCGGCAACTGGAAGATGAACCTGAACCACTTCGAGGCGAACCTCCTGCTCCAGAAGCTGGCGGCCAGCCTCGACGAGAAGCAGCTCACCGACGTCGAGTGCGTCGTCCTGCCGCCCTTCACCGATCTGCGGACGGTGCAGACCGCGGTCGACGGCGACAAGCTGCTCATCGGCTACGGGGCCCAGGACCTCTCCCCGCACCAGTCCGGGGCGTACACCGGGGAGATCTCCGGGGCGATGCTGGCGAGGCTCGGCTGCTCGTACGTGGTGGTCGGGCACTCGGAGCGGCGCGCGTACCACCACGAGGACGACGCCCTGGTCAACGCCAAGGTCACCGCGGCGCTCGGCAACGGGCTCACCCCGATCCTCTGCGTCGGCGAGGGACTGGACGTCCGGGACGAGCAGCGGCACGTCGTGCACTGCCAGGACCAGCTCACCGCCGGCCTGAAGGGGCTCAGCGCCGAGCAGGTCACCAAGGTCGTGATCGCGTACGAGCCGGTCTGGGCGATCGGCACCGGCAAGACCGCGACCCCGGAGGACGCCCAGGAGGTGTGCGGGGCGGTGCGTGAGCGCCTGGCCGAGCTGTACGACCAGGCGACCGCGGACCAGGTCCGGATCCTCTACGGCGGGTCGGTCAAGGCGTCGAACGTCGCCGCGATCATGGCCAAGCCGGACGTGGACGGCGCGCTCGTCGGCGGCGCCAGCCTCGACGCCGAGGAATTCGCACAGATCTGCCGCTTCCCGGAGCACATCACCCGCTGA
- the secG gene encoding preprotein translocase subunit SecG — MPTWFAYTLIVLLTITSTMLTMLILLHRGKGGGMSSMFGGGVSSSLAGSSVAEKNLDRYTVLVGIVWFACIIGLGLWLKLAVAA, encoded by the coding sequence ATGCCGACTTGGTTCGCATACACGTTGATCGTGTTGCTGACGATCACGAGCACCATGCTCACCATGCTGATCCTGCTGCACCGGGGCAAGGGCGGCGGGATGTCGAGCATGTTCGGCGGCGGAGTCAGCTCCAGCCTCGCCGGCTCCTCCGTGGCCGAGAAGAACCTCGACCGCTACACCGTCCTGGTGGGCATCGTCTGGTTCGCCTGCATCATCGGCCTCGGGCTCTGGCTCAAGCTGGCGGTTGCCGCCTGA
- the pgl gene encoding 6-phosphogluconolactonase: protein MSEASVAVHADADLLAQAVAARLLVKLLDAQADRGQASVVLTGGRIAAAVYRAVVALPARDAVDWARVDVWWGDERFLPAGHPERNETQARSQLLDLLPLDPARVHPMPASDGPDGADPEAAAARYAEELAAAARPGHATLPHFDVLLLGVGEDGHVASVFPEHRVHYESRPVSAVRGSPKPPPVRITLTLPAINTAEEVWLVASGSDKAAAVHMALDGAGPVQLPAAGAAGVSRTLWLLDRAAAADVRPRFRSLR from the coding sequence ATGAGTGAGGCGAGTGTCGCCGTACACGCCGACGCCGACCTGCTGGCGCAGGCGGTCGCGGCCCGGTTGCTGGTGAAGCTGCTCGACGCGCAGGCCGACCGGGGCCAGGCGTCGGTGGTGTTGACCGGGGGGCGGATCGCCGCCGCCGTGTACCGGGCGGTGGTGGCCCTGCCGGCCCGGGACGCGGTCGACTGGGCACGGGTGGACGTCTGGTGGGGCGACGAGCGTTTCCTACCGGCCGGACACCCGGAGCGCAACGAGACCCAGGCGCGGTCGCAACTGCTCGACCTGCTCCCCCTCGACCCGGCCCGGGTCCACCCGATGCCGGCCTCGGACGGCCCGGACGGGGCGGACCCGGAGGCGGCAGCCGCCCGGTACGCCGAGGAACTCGCCGCCGCGGCCCGTCCCGGGCACGCCACCCTGCCCCACTTCGACGTGCTGCTGCTCGGCGTCGGCGAGGACGGCCACGTGGCGTCGGTCTTCCCCGAGCACCGGGTGCACTACGAGAGCCGGCCGGTCAGCGCGGTCCGGGGCAGCCCGAAGCCGCCGCCGGTGCGGATCACCCTGACCCTGCCGGCGATCAACACCGCCGAGGAGGTGTGGCTGGTGGCCAGCGGATCGGACAAGGCGGCGGCGGTCCACATGGCGCTCGACGGCGCCGGCCCGGTGCAGCTGCCGGCAGCCGGGGCGGCGGGCGTCAGCCGTACCCTCTGGCTGCTCGACCGGGCCGCGGCGGCGGACGTACGCCCCCGCTTCCGCAGCCTGCGCTGA
- a CDS encoding glucose-6-phosphate dehydrogenase assembly protein OpcA translates to MIGLWDTTGNEVVKALAAERRSAGGVASGMALTLIVVVDEKRVREAEAAATIAAAAHPCRLLVVVRSDVEREHNRLDAEIVVGGRLGPCEAVVTRMYGRLALHAESVVMPLLVPDVPVVTWWHAEPPEEIATDFLGVVADRRITDAAQAADPIEALRQRARDYAPGDTDLAWSRITPWRTLVAGAFDTTQARVTEATVVAPRTDPTAALMCGWLGGRLGIEPRWEHADDQPRMREVQLRCANGDELTLTREDSTAKFRRTGQADRDLPLVRRPLGDELAEELRRLDADQVYAEALGAAAGLSGLDDRPAQRVHVWKDPATARRAEAGVTTHASTNAPS, encoded by the coding sequence ATGATCGGGCTGTGGGACACCACCGGCAACGAGGTGGTCAAGGCGCTCGCCGCCGAACGGCGCAGCGCGGGCGGGGTGGCCAGCGGTATGGCCCTCACGTTGATCGTGGTGGTGGACGAGAAGCGCGTCCGGGAGGCGGAGGCGGCGGCCACCATCGCCGCCGCCGCCCACCCGTGCCGGCTGCTGGTCGTGGTCCGATCGGACGTGGAACGGGAGCACAACCGGCTGGACGCCGAGATCGTCGTCGGCGGCCGGCTCGGCCCGTGCGAGGCGGTCGTCACCCGGATGTACGGCCGGCTCGCGCTGCACGCCGAGTCCGTGGTGATGCCGCTGCTGGTGCCGGACGTGCCGGTGGTGACCTGGTGGCACGCCGAGCCTCCCGAGGAGATCGCCACCGACTTCCTCGGGGTGGTCGCCGACCGGCGGATCACCGACGCCGCCCAGGCGGCGGACCCGATCGAGGCGCTGCGGCAGCGGGCCCGGGACTACGCCCCGGGCGACACCGACCTGGCCTGGAGCCGGATCACCCCGTGGCGCACCCTGGTCGCGGGGGCTTTCGACACCACCCAGGCGCGGGTCACCGAGGCAACCGTGGTGGCACCCCGGACCGACCCGACGGCGGCGTTGATGTGCGGCTGGCTGGGTGGCCGGCTCGGCATCGAGCCGCGCTGGGAACACGCCGACGACCAGCCCCGCATGCGCGAGGTGCAGCTGCGCTGCGCCAACGGCGACGAGCTGACCCTGACCCGGGAGGACAGCACGGCGAAGTTCCGACGTACCGGCCAGGCCGACCGGGACCTACCGCTGGTGCGGCGGCCGCTCGGTGACGAGCTGGCCGAGGAGCTGCGCCGGCTGGACGCCGACCAGGTGTACGCCGAGGCTCTCGGCGCGGCGGCGGGGCTCTCCGGGCTGGACGACCGTCCCGCCCAGCGGGTGCACGTGTGGAAGGACCCGGCCACCGCGCGCCGCGCCGAGGCGGGCGTCACCACGCACGCCTCGACCAACGCGCCATCCTGA
- the zwf gene encoding glucose-6-phosphate dehydrogenase, which yields MTRKDPAERGGGVNPLRDPQDRRLPRIPEPCALVIFGVTGDLARKKLLPAVYDLANRGLLPPGFVVLGFARRDWGDGDFASLAHEAAKKHARTPWREEVWARLAGNIKFVGGSFDDDAAFDQLAATLDELRDTHGITGNAAFYFSIPPAAFPVVLKQLARTGMADNAKSGGWRRVVVEKPFGHDLPSAKELNDLVDDVFTSQDVFRIDHYLGKETVQNILALRFANNLFEPLWNSHYVDSVQITMAEDVGIGSRAGFYDSAGAARDVVQNHLLQLLALVAMEEPTSFGADEIRAEKLKVLRAITLPEDISRGTVRGQYLPGWVGGQRAVGYLDEEGVPADSTTETYVAVRLGIQNRRWAEVPFYIRAGKRLPRRVTEVAIMFKRAPHLPFNDADIEMLGNNQLVIRVQPDEGVVLKFGSKVPGTTMEVRDIAMDFQYGEAFTEASPEAYERLVLDVLIGDRTLFPDAAEVEQSWQVVDPLERAWAGTKPEPYRAGEWGPRAADEMLAREGRAWRRA from the coding sequence ATGACCAGAAAGGATCCAGCGGAGCGAGGAGGCGGCGTGAACCCGCTGCGCGACCCGCAGGACCGGCGGCTGCCGAGGATCCCGGAGCCCTGCGCTCTGGTGATCTTCGGCGTCACCGGCGACCTGGCCCGCAAGAAACTGCTGCCCGCGGTCTACGACCTGGCCAACCGGGGGCTGCTGCCCCCGGGGTTCGTGGTCCTCGGCTTCGCCCGCCGGGACTGGGGCGACGGCGACTTCGCGTCGCTGGCCCACGAGGCGGCCAAGAAGCACGCCCGGACCCCCTGGCGGGAGGAGGTGTGGGCGCGGCTGGCCGGCAACATCAAGTTCGTCGGCGGGTCGTTCGACGACGACGCCGCGTTCGACCAGCTCGCGGCCACGCTCGACGAGCTGCGCGACACGCACGGCATCACCGGTAACGCCGCCTTCTACTTCTCCATCCCCCCGGCGGCGTTCCCCGTGGTGCTCAAGCAGCTCGCCCGCACCGGGATGGCTGACAACGCCAAGTCCGGCGGATGGCGGCGGGTGGTGGTGGAGAAGCCGTTCGGGCACGACCTGCCCTCGGCGAAGGAACTCAACGACCTGGTCGACGACGTCTTCACCAGCCAGGACGTCTTCCGGATCGACCACTACCTGGGCAAGGAGACGGTCCAGAACATCCTCGCCCTGCGCTTCGCCAACAACCTGTTCGAGCCGCTGTGGAACTCCCACTACGTCGACTCGGTGCAGATCACCATGGCCGAGGACGTCGGCATCGGCAGCCGGGCGGGGTTCTACGACTCCGCCGGGGCCGCCCGCGACGTGGTCCAGAACCACCTGCTGCAACTGCTGGCCCTGGTGGCGATGGAGGAGCCGACCAGCTTCGGCGCCGACGAGATCCGGGCCGAGAAGCTCAAGGTGCTCCGGGCGATCACGCTGCCGGAGGACATCAGCCGGGGCACCGTGCGGGGCCAGTACCTGCCCGGCTGGGTCGGCGGCCAGCGGGCGGTCGGCTACCTGGACGAGGAGGGCGTCCCGGCGGACTCCACCACCGAGACGTACGTCGCGGTGCGGCTCGGCATCCAGAACCGCCGCTGGGCGGAGGTGCCGTTCTACATCCGCGCCGGCAAGCGGCTCCCCCGGCGGGTCACCGAGGTGGCCATCATGTTCAAGCGCGCCCCGCACCTGCCGTTCAACGACGCCGACATCGAGATGCTCGGCAACAACCAGCTCGTCATCCGGGTCCAGCCGGACGAGGGCGTGGTGCTGAAGTTCGGCTCCAAGGTGCCCGGCACCACCATGGAGGTCCGGGACATCGCCATGGACTTCCAGTACGGCGAGGCGTTCACCGAGGCCAGCCCGGAGGCGTACGAGCGGCTGGTGCTGGACGTGCTGATCGGCGACCGCACCCTCTTCCCGGACGCCGCCGAGGTGGAGCAGAGCTGGCAGGTGGTGGACCCACTGGAGCGCGCCTGGGCGGGCACGAAGCCGGAGCCGTACCGGGCCGGTGAGTGGGGTCCCCGGGCGGCCGACGAGATGCTGGCCCGCGAGGGCCGGGCCTGGAGACGAGCATGA
- a CDS encoding glucose-6-phosphate isomerase: MSDLLDGPVEAAAGLAVYGAAAVDAAGAASTRDALVRDGVPGRLAQKDATIWGPDAEQEAKIRLGWVDTHRRSRDLLPQLAELKTELGDLDHVVLAGMGGSSLAPEVIARTLGKPLTVLDTTDPGQVRAALADRLERTVVVVASKSGSTVETDSHRRAYWQAFLDAGMTEAEAGRHFVVVTDPGSPLEATATEMGAHVVLADPEVGGRFSALTAFGLVPSALAGVDVAALIDEADALAESFGGERDNPGLALGAALGAAATQGRDKVALVSDGTGIEGLGDWAEQLVAESTGKAGVGILPVVVEAPDSPGVTGDDVLTVSYGGALPAGAIPGGGAQPHVAVNGPLGAHFLTWEYATAVAGAVLGIDPFNQPNVTESKENTNRILAAGPVTEEPSFTSGAIEVYAPAGAPGDVTGVLRWLLDGLADGGYLAVMAYLDRFADTDAAELRSLLAGAAGRPVTFGWGPRFLHSTGQYHKGGPQVGSFLQLTGAVAEDLPVPGKPYTFGELQAAQAAGDRQALAGRERPLLRLHLTDRAAGVAQLLDAARRLRT, encoded by the coding sequence GTGAGTGACCTGCTGGACGGCCCCGTGGAGGCCGCTGCCGGATTGGCCGTGTACGGCGCTGCGGCGGTGGACGCCGCCGGCGCCGCCTCCACCCGGGACGCGCTGGTGCGCGACGGCGTGCCCGGACGACTGGCGCAGAAGGACGCCACCATCTGGGGTCCGGACGCCGAGCAGGAGGCCAAGATCCGGCTCGGCTGGGTGGACACCCACCGCCGCAGCCGCGACCTGCTCCCCCAGCTCGCCGAACTCAAGACCGAGCTGGGCGACCTGGACCACGTGGTCCTCGCCGGCATGGGCGGCTCCTCGCTGGCCCCCGAGGTGATCGCCCGGACCCTCGGGAAGCCGCTGACCGTGCTGGACACCACCGACCCGGGTCAGGTCCGGGCGGCGCTGGCCGACCGGCTGGAACGGACGGTGGTCGTGGTGGCCAGCAAGTCCGGCTCCACGGTCGAGACCGACAGCCACCGGCGCGCGTACTGGCAGGCGTTCCTCGACGCGGGGATGACCGAGGCCGAGGCCGGGCGGCACTTCGTGGTCGTCACCGACCCGGGCTCCCCGCTGGAGGCCACCGCCACCGAGATGGGCGCCCACGTGGTGCTCGCCGACCCGGAGGTGGGCGGCCGGTTCTCCGCGCTGACCGCCTTCGGGCTGGTGCCGTCCGCGCTGGCCGGGGTCGACGTCGCCGCGCTGATCGACGAGGCCGACGCGCTCGCGGAGAGCTTCGGTGGCGAGCGCGACAACCCGGGCCTGGCGCTCGGGGCCGCGCTCGGCGCCGCCGCCACCCAGGGCCGGGACAAGGTCGCCCTGGTCAGTGACGGCACCGGCATCGAGGGGCTCGGCGACTGGGCCGAGCAGCTCGTCGCCGAGTCGACCGGCAAGGCCGGCGTCGGCATCCTGCCCGTGGTGGTGGAGGCACCGGACAGCCCTGGCGTGACCGGGGACGACGTGCTCACCGTCAGCTACGGCGGGGCGCTGCCGGCCGGGGCGATACCCGGCGGCGGGGCGCAGCCGCACGTCGCGGTCAACGGCCCGCTCGGCGCGCACTTCCTGACCTGGGAGTACGCCACGGCGGTGGCCGGGGCGGTGCTCGGCATCGACCCGTTCAACCAGCCGAACGTGACCGAGAGCAAGGAGAACACCAACCGGATCCTGGCCGCCGGCCCGGTCACCGAGGAGCCGTCGTTCACCTCCGGCGCGATCGAGGTGTACGCCCCGGCGGGTGCCCCGGGCGACGTGACCGGCGTGCTGCGCTGGCTGCTCGACGGGCTGGCCGACGGCGGCTACCTCGCGGTCATGGCGTACCTCGACCGGTTCGCCGACACCGACGCGGCCGAGCTGCGGTCGCTGCTGGCCGGGGCGGCCGGACGGCCGGTCACCTTCGGCTGGGGACCGCGCTTCCTGCATTCCACCGGCCAGTACCACAAGGGCGGCCCGCAGGTCGGCAGCTTCCTCCAGCTCACCGGAGCGGTCGCCGAGGACCTGCCGGTCCCCGGGAAGCCGTACACCTTCGGGGAACTCCAGGCGGCGCAGGCCGCCGGTGACCGGCAGGCCCTGGCCGGCCGGGAGCGTCCCCTCCTGCGGCTGCACCTGACCGACCGGGCGGCGGGCGTGGCCCAGCTGCTCGACGCGGCCCGACGGCTCCGGACGTGA
- the tal gene encoding transaldolase has protein sequence MTDRLRELTAAGVAVWLDDLSRTRLSSGGLDQLRREKHVAGVTTNPTIFAKALKDADEYDWQVRDLAAREVQVEEAVRMLTTYDVRWACDVMRPSYDGSAGVDGRVSIEVDPRLAHDTLKTVAEAKALWWLVDRPNLFIKIPATEAGLPAITATLAEGISVNVTLIFGLDRYSQVMEAFLAGLEQAKANGHDLSTIGSVASFFVSRVDSEIDKRLEKIGSAEAKGLRGKAAVANARLAYERYAEVFASDRWRALADAGAHPQRPLWASTSTKNPDYRDVIYVEELIAPGTVNTMPEPVIHAYADHGETRGDTVTDGYDEARQVFADLESIGVDMADVIATLEREGVEKFEASWQELLDGVRTSLEAAQRGGKA, from the coding sequence ATGACTGACAGGTTGCGCGAGTTGACCGCCGCAGGTGTGGCGGTCTGGTTGGACGATCTCTCCCGGACCCGGCTCAGCTCGGGTGGGCTGGACCAGCTCCGGCGGGAGAAGCACGTGGCCGGGGTGACCACCAACCCGACCATCTTCGCGAAGGCGCTCAAGGACGCCGACGAGTACGACTGGCAGGTGCGGGACCTCGCCGCGCGGGAGGTGCAGGTCGAGGAGGCCGTCCGCATGCTCACCACGTACGACGTGCGCTGGGCGTGCGACGTGATGCGCCCGTCGTACGACGGCAGCGCGGGGGTGGACGGCCGGGTCTCCATCGAGGTGGACCCGCGGCTGGCCCACGACACCCTGAAGACCGTCGCCGAGGCCAAGGCGCTCTGGTGGCTGGTCGACCGGCCGAACCTCTTCATCAAGATCCCGGCGACCGAGGCCGGACTGCCGGCGATCACCGCCACCCTCGCCGAGGGGATCAGCGTCAACGTCACGCTGATCTTCGGGCTGGACCGCTACTCGCAGGTGATGGAGGCCTTCCTGGCCGGGCTGGAGCAGGCGAAGGCGAACGGCCACGACCTGTCGACGATCGGCTCGGTCGCCTCGTTCTTCGTCTCGCGGGTGGACAGCGAGATCGACAAGCGGCTGGAGAAGATCGGCTCCGCCGAGGCGAAGGGGCTGCGCGGCAAGGCCGCCGTGGCGAACGCCCGGCTGGCGTACGAGCGCTACGCGGAGGTCTTCGCCTCCGACCGCTGGCGAGCCCTCGCCGACGCCGGAGCGCACCCGCAGCGCCCGCTCTGGGCGTCCACCTCGACGAAGAACCCGGACTACCGGGACGTGATCTACGTCGAGGAGCTGATCGCCCCCGGCACCGTCAACACCATGCCGGAGCCGGTGATCCACGCGTACGCCGACCACGGCGAGACCCGGGGCGACACGGTCACCGACGGGTACGACGAGGCCCGGCAGGTCTTCGCGGACCTGGAGTCGATCGGCGTGGACATGGCCGACGTGATCGCCACCCTGGAACGTGAGGGTGTGGAGAAGTTCGAGGCGAGCTGGCAGGAGCTGCTCGACGGGGTCCGGACGTCGCTGGAAGCGGCGCAGCGAGGAGGCAAGGCGTGA